The Glycine soja cultivar W05 chromosome 6, ASM419377v2, whole genome shotgun sequence genome has a window encoding:
- the LOC114414467 gene encoding uncharacterized protein LOC114414467: MGAACCVAARDKTIQSGSTSDNLHRNVRCSPTWSFRWDHRGRVAGEDTSINWFSDGISRNDGSENKNESTYMSEDGSPLQNDQRKRCQKPSISQVTAAHRRNSTSDQSFSRTVSTDVSVEQVNRLAESSIVSCPSPTKPSLPSTSLSASPLSSPCHIPPSSSAPLRWPCHSPGHHLSRQASDSRIPAVKSPSSFSLSEERAVFSSWSNEVGMHSHGGSSDGWSIPGFSELMGTPHRERWSFDSESFGFNRERLARPSSWFSASQVDLQSCGICSKLLAEKSSWSTQKIIASNDLSVVAVLICGHVYHAECLEIMTPDINKYDPACPVCTFGEKQTMKLSEKALKAEMDLKARTNKSKNRVVDSDIDDDSVVFHHFKGRGLKGKSPRIDSSSNGRSSYGKPFLRRHFSFGSKGSRSTLDNHPTRKKGFFWAKSSKE; the protein is encoded by the exons ATGGGCGCTGCTTGTTGTGTTGCTGCCAGAGACAAAACCATACAAAGTGGATCAACCAGTGACAATTTGCATCGGAATGTTCGATGTTCTCCAACATGGAGCTTTCGTTGGGATCATCGAGGGCGTGTAGCTGGTGAAGATACTTCTATAAATTGGTTTTCTGACGGTATTAGCAGGAATGATGGATCAGAGAATAAAAATGAATCAACATATATGTCAGAGGACGGAAGTCCACTGCAGAATGATCAACGGAAAAGATGCCAAAAACCATCAATTTCGCAAGTAACTGCTGCACATAGGAGAAATTCAACTTCAG ACCAATCTTTTTCAAGGACTGTTTCTACAGATGTGAGCGTCGAACAG GTGAATAGGTTGGCAGAATCATCAATAGTATCTTGCCCATCTCCCACAAAACCATCACTGCCTTCAACTTCATTATCAGCATCTCCTTTATCATCTCCATGTCACATACCTCCATCGAGCTCGGCACCTTTAAGGTGGCCCTGCCATTCCCCAGGACACCACCTATCACGGCAAGCTTCCGATAGCCGTATCCCAGCAGTTAAGTCACCCAGCAGCTTCTCTTTGTCTGAAGAAAGGGCTGTGTTTTCTTCATGGAGCAATGAAGTGGGTATGCACTCCCATGGTGGATCTTCAGATGGTTGGTCTATTCCTGGCTTTTCTGAGCTGATGGGAACTCCCCACAGAGAAAGATGGTCATTTGATAGTGAGTCATTTGGTTTTAATCGAGAAAGATTAGCTAGACCCAGTAGTTGGTTTTCAGCTTCACAAGTTGATTTGCAATCATGTGGTATTTGCTCAAAGCTTTTAGCAGAGAAGTCTTCTTGGAGCACTCAAAAGATAATTGCAAGTAATGACCTTTCTGTAGTTGCTGTCCTCATCTGTGGACATGTCTATCATGCTGAATGTTTGGAGATTATGACACCTGATATCAATAAGTATGATCCAGCTTGCCCAGTTTGCACTTTTGGTGAGAAACAAACTATGAAGTTGTCTGAAAAAGCTCTGAAAGCTGAAATGGATTTGAAGGCTAGAACCAATAAATCAAAGAATCGGGTTGTGGACAGTGATATTGATGATGATTCTGTTGTGTTTCATCACTTTAAAGGGAGAGGGCTTAAAGGTAAAAGTCCTAGGATAGACTCCAGTTCCAATGGGAGAAGCTCCTATGGGAAACCTTTTCTGAGGCGACACTTTTCCTTTGGATCAAAGGGTTCCAGATCTACATTAGATAATCACCCTACAAGAAAGAAGGGTTTCTTTTGGGCAAAATCTAGCAAGGAATAA
- the LOC114414381 gene encoding protein CASPARIAN STRIP INTEGRITY FACTOR 1-like, whose protein sequence is MERMLTKKFKFLLIYVTLLSTSFIIGESKLINNLLEDGNSIKKEPLNEEEVSTMEEMLLRANVRDYGRFDPPPRLVRPPGKGVPAAPGLNPPPPSISESK, encoded by the exons ATGGAGCGCATGCTTACCAAGAAGTTCaagtttcttcttatttatgtaACACTTTTGTCAACTTCTTTTATAA TTGGAGAATCAAAGTTAATCAATAATTTGCTTGAGGAtggaaattcaattaaaaaagag CCACTTAATGAGGAAGAGGTATCCACCATGGAAGAGATGCTTCTAAGAGCTAATGTAAGAGATTATGGAAGATTTGATCCTCCACCACGTCTCGTTCGACCCCCTGGTAAAGGGGTACCAGCAGCTCCCGGCCTAAATCCACCCCCTCCTAGTATCAGTGAATCCAAGTAA
- the LOC114414468 gene encoding bZIP transcription factor 11-like, which produces MTMACSSGTSSGTSSELQGMMDQRKRKRMISNRESARRSRMRKQKHLDDLASQLTQLRSQNQQLLTSVNLTSHKYLAVEAENSVLRAQVNELSHRLDSLNQIIHLLNFFEPDASTSTFFNNPFNFSHPIMASADMLQY; this is translated from the coding sequence ATGACTATGGCTTGTTCAAGTGGAACATCTTCAGGGACGTCGTCGGAGCTGCAGGGTATGATGGatcagaggaagaggaagagaatgaTATCGAACCGCGAATCGGCAAGGCGATCTCGAATGAGGAAGCAGAAGCACTTGGATGATCTAGCATCGCAGCTGACTCAGCTCAGGAGCCAGAATCAGCAGCTTCTCACGTCTGTGAACCTCACCAGCCACAAGTACTTGGCGGTGGAGGCTGAGAACTCTGTTTTGAGAGCACAAGTGAACGAGCTCAGCCACAGGTTGGACTCTCTCAACCAGATCATCCACTTGTTGAATTTCTTTGAGCCCGATGCTAGTACTAGTACCTTCTTCAACAACCCTTTCAATTTCAGCCACCCGATTATGGCTTCAGCAGACATGTTGCAGTACTGA